In Populus alba chromosome 9, ASM523922v2, whole genome shotgun sequence, a genomic segment contains:
- the LOC118034780 gene encoding protein SOSEKI 3 isoform X4, with protein sequence METMTMKKYNRQVSPERAKVWTERSPKYQQQNRKVPVVYYLCRNRQLEHPHFIEVPLASPDGLYLRDVIERLNVLRGRGMTSLYSWSSKRSYKNGFVWHDLCEDDLILPAHGSEYVLKGSELFEESNSDRVAPAGTIKMQNLKLLPEPASSRSQDDSSSSASLNGKETKHSQEDEVSPPQQRPGSSGVSPESTVGKNSSWNSSLSLTEYKVYKSDGFANASTQTEENECNENDQNRLPHVKENSEICENSVSPPPSSSSASSSGGKTETLESLIRADVNKINSFRILEEEDIRMPNNARLKATNMLMQLISCGSISVKDHSFGLVPTYRPRFSHSKLPSPLFSTSMMLGELDCLSENPRMMGLRLEEKEYFSGSLIETKMLKEGDGHPSLKRSSSFNADRTCKQPDSVEDNEESTSGRSKCIPRSKASLSKQPHSESLRSPVFDKPRNSSNGADGSQVVHDSSSNGGSKRITEPGSGKKQSKKLDSFREERVIKIEETGLLQELGL encoded by the exons atgGAGACGATGACAATGAAGAAGTACAACAGGCAAGTAAGTCCAGAGAGAGCAAAAGTGTGGACAGAGAGGTCACCAAAGTATCAACAACAGAATCGTAAAGTCCCTGTTGTTTATTATCTCTGTAGAAATCGTCAGCTTGAGCACCCTCATTTCATTGAAGTCCCTCTTGCTTCACCTGATGGTCTCTACCTTAGAG ATGTGATTGAGAGGCTTAATGTATTGAGAGGCAGAGGGATGACTTCTTTGTATTCTTGGTCTTCTAAGAG AAGCTATAAGAATGGATTTGTATGGCATGACCTTTGCGAGGATGATTTAATTCTTCCTGCTCATGGAAGTGAATATGTTCTCAAAGGTTCTGAACTCTTTGAAGAATCTAATTCAG ATCGCGTCGCTCCTGCTGGAAccataaaaatgcaaaatctgAAACTATTGCCAGAACCCGCATCTTCTAGAAGTCAAGATGATTCCTCATCGTCTGCAAGTTTGAATGGAAAGGAAACAAAGCATTCTCAGGAAGATGAAGTATCCCCTCCACAGCAACGTCCTGGCTCCTCTGGCGTGTCTCCAGAGTCTACAGTTGGAAAGAATTCTTCATGGAATAGCTCTCTTAGCTTGACAGAATACAAGGTTTACAAGAGTGATGGATTCGCAAATGCTTCAACACAGACTGAGGAAAAT GAATGCAATGAGAATGATCAAAATCGACTTCCACACGTGAAGGAAAATTCCGAGATATGCGAGAATTCAGTTTCCCCTCCCCCATCTTCCTCTAGTGCATCATCATCGGGCGGGAAGACTGAAACTTTGGAGTCTCTTATTAGAGCTGATGTTAATAAAATCAACAGTTTTAGAATCCTTGAAGAGGAAGATATTCGAATGCCAAACAATGCAAGGCTCAAGGCCACTAATATGTTAATGCAATTGATATCCTGTGGGTCAATTTCAGTGAAAGATCACAGTTTTGGACTAGTTCCAACCTACAGGCCGAGGTTTTCTCATTCAAAACTTCCTTCTCCATTGTTCTCTACTTCTATGATGTTAGGAGAGCTTGATTGCTTGTCAGAGAATCCGAGGATGATGGGCCTCAGATTGGAAGAAAAGGAGTATTTCAGTGGGAGCTTGATAGAGACAAAAATGCTCAAGGAAGGAGATGGACATCCTAGCCTGAAGCGTTCTTCTTCCTTCAATGCAGACAG AACGTGTAAACAACCAGATTCAGTTGAAGACAATGAAGAGTCAACCTCTGGACGCTCAAAATGCATTCCACGATCAAAAGCCTCCCTGAGCAAGCAACCGCACAGTGAATCTTTGCGATCGCCTGTTTTTGATAAACCTAGAAACTCCTCTAACGGGGCTGATGGTTCTCAAGTAGTACACGATAGCTCATCAAATGGTGGCAGTAAAAGAATCACAGAGCCTGGTTCAggtaaaaaacaatcaaagaagCTCGATTCTTTCAGAGAGGAGAGGGTGATCAAAATCGAAGAAA CAGGCTTGCTTCAGGAGCTCGGGTTATAA
- the LOC118034780 gene encoding protein SOSEKI 3 isoform X1: METMTMKKYNRQVSPERAKVWTERSPKYQQQNRKVPVVYYLCRNRQLEHPHFIEVPLASPDGLYLRDVIERLNVLRGRGMTSLYSWSSKRSYKNGFVWHDLCEDDLILPAHGSEYVLKGSELFEESNSDRVAPAGTIKMQNLKLLPEPASSRSQDDSSSSASLNGKETKHSQEDEVSPPQQRPGSSGVSPESTVGKNSSWNSSLSLTEYKVYKSDGFANASTQTEENVSRPKSRETCSRGVSTDDGSLEQECNENDQNRLPHVKENSEICENSVSPPPSSSSASSSGGKTETLESLIRADVNKINSFRILEEEDIRMPNNARLKATNMLMQLISCGSISVKDHSFGLVPTYRPRFSHSKLPSPLFSTSMMLGELDCLSENPRMMGLRLEEKEYFSGSLIETKMLKEGDGHPSLKRSSSFNADRTCKQPDSVEDNEESTSGRSKCIPRSKASLSKQPHSESLRSPVFDKPRNSSNGADGSQVVHDSSSNGGSKRITEPGSGKKQSKKLDSFREERVIKIEETGLLQELGL, from the exons atgGAGACGATGACAATGAAGAAGTACAACAGGCAAGTAAGTCCAGAGAGAGCAAAAGTGTGGACAGAGAGGTCACCAAAGTATCAACAACAGAATCGTAAAGTCCCTGTTGTTTATTATCTCTGTAGAAATCGTCAGCTTGAGCACCCTCATTTCATTGAAGTCCCTCTTGCTTCACCTGATGGTCTCTACCTTAGAG ATGTGATTGAGAGGCTTAATGTATTGAGAGGCAGAGGGATGACTTCTTTGTATTCTTGGTCTTCTAAGAG AAGCTATAAGAATGGATTTGTATGGCATGACCTTTGCGAGGATGATTTAATTCTTCCTGCTCATGGAAGTGAATATGTTCTCAAAGGTTCTGAACTCTTTGAAGAATCTAATTCAG ATCGCGTCGCTCCTGCTGGAAccataaaaatgcaaaatctgAAACTATTGCCAGAACCCGCATCTTCTAGAAGTCAAGATGATTCCTCATCGTCTGCAAGTTTGAATGGAAAGGAAACAAAGCATTCTCAGGAAGATGAAGTATCCCCTCCACAGCAACGTCCTGGCTCCTCTGGCGTGTCTCCAGAGTCTACAGTTGGAAAGAATTCTTCATGGAATAGCTCTCTTAGCTTGACAGAATACAAGGTTTACAAGAGTGATGGATTCGCAAATGCTTCAACACAGACTGAGGAAAATgtaagcagacctaaatcccgAGAAACTTGCTCAAGGGGTGTTTCGACTGATGACGGTTCTCTGGAACAGGAATGCAATGAGAATGATCAAAATCGACTTCCACACGTGAAGGAAAATTCCGAGATATGCGAGAATTCAGTTTCCCCTCCCCCATCTTCCTCTAGTGCATCATCATCGGGCGGGAAGACTGAAACTTTGGAGTCTCTTATTAGAGCTGATGTTAATAAAATCAACAGTTTTAGAATCCTTGAAGAGGAAGATATTCGAATGCCAAACAATGCAAGGCTCAAGGCCACTAATATGTTAATGCAATTGATATCCTGTGGGTCAATTTCAGTGAAAGATCACAGTTTTGGACTAGTTCCAACCTACAGGCCGAGGTTTTCTCATTCAAAACTTCCTTCTCCATTGTTCTCTACTTCTATGATGTTAGGAGAGCTTGATTGCTTGTCAGAGAATCCGAGGATGATGGGCCTCAGATTGGAAGAAAAGGAGTATTTCAGTGGGAGCTTGATAGAGACAAAAATGCTCAAGGAAGGAGATGGACATCCTAGCCTGAAGCGTTCTTCTTCCTTCAATGCAGACAG AACGTGTAAACAACCAGATTCAGTTGAAGACAATGAAGAGTCAACCTCTGGACGCTCAAAATGCATTCCACGATCAAAAGCCTCCCTGAGCAAGCAACCGCACAGTGAATCTTTGCGATCGCCTGTTTTTGATAAACCTAGAAACTCCTCTAACGGGGCTGATGGTTCTCAAGTAGTACACGATAGCTCATCAAATGGTGGCAGTAAAAGAATCACAGAGCCTGGTTCAggtaaaaaacaatcaaagaagCTCGATTCTTTCAGAGAGGAGAGGGTGATCAAAATCGAAGAAA CAGGCTTGCTTCAGGAGCTCGGGTTATAA
- the LOC118034779 gene encoding DNA ligase 1 — MLRLRPCVSIRSIYSTRHSKLLSPLIPSLLFSKSPSFLKSHTLYLNPNSTMSTSRPSAFDALMSNARAAASAKKKTQPQPQSKSSSPKKRKTLDHPQNPDKTLNSVQNPQTDESKKLINTPDSSNEPKSEPNSRSDSLLKVNESNKLRVEDKNTELKSKIVLLKKKAGDFKPEMMANWEKGERVPFIFVSLAFDLIANETGRIVITDIVCNMLRTVMDTTPEDLVAVVYLLANKVAPAHEGVELGIGEALIIKALAEACGRKEKEVKKQYKDLGDLGLVAKASRSSQSMMRKPDPLTITKVFNTFQQIAKESGKDSQDKKKNHIKALLVAATDCEPLYLIRLLQTKLRIGLAEQTLLAALGQAAVYTEEHSTPPPHIQSPLEEAAKIVKQVYSVLPVYDKIVPALLSDGVWNLPKTCSFTPGVPVGPMLAKPTKGVSEIVTKFQDMEFTCEYKYDGERAQIHYLENGSVEIYSRNSERNTGKFPDVVAVISRLKRPSASSFILDCELVAYDREKKKILPFQILSTRARKNVVMSDIKVNVCIYAFDMLYLNDQPLIQKELKVRREHLYSSFEEEPGFFQFATAITSNDLEEIQKFLDTAVDASCEGLIIKTMNKDATYEPSRRSHNWLKLKKDYMESIGDSLDLVPIGAFHGRGKRTGVYGAFLLACYNSNNEEFQSICKIGTGFSEQVLEERSASLRSQVIPKPKSYYRFGDTIKPDVWFEPKEVWEVKAADLTISPVHRAAIGEVDPDKGISLRFPRLVRVREDKSPEQASSSEQVAEMYNAQKHNHQNNQDDNDDDD; from the exons ATGCTCAGGCTCCGTCCATGCGTCTCTATACGCTCCATTTACTCCACGCGCCACTCCAagcttctctctcctctcattccctctctcttatTCTCTAAATCCCCATCATTTCTAAAATCCCACACTCTCTATCTAAACCCTAATTCCACAATGTCCACCTCTCGCCcctccgccttcgatgccctcATGTCCAACGCACGTGCCGCCGCCTCCGCTAAGAAAAAAACCCAACCCCAACCCCAATCAAAATCCAGCTCCCCCAAAAAACGCAAAACCCTAGACCATCCTCAAAACCCTGATAAAACCCTCAATTCCGTACAAAACCCCCAAACTGATGAATCTAAAAAGCTAATTAACACTCCAGATTCATCGAATGAGCCTAAATCAGAACCAAATTCTAGGTCTGATAGCTTATTAAAAGTCAATGAATCGAATAAACTGAGAGTTGAGGATAAAAATACGGAGTTGAAGAGCAAGATTGTGTTGTTAAAGAAGAAAGCCGGGGATTTTAAGCCGGAGATGATGGCTAATTGGGAGAAAGGAGAGAGGGTTCCGTTTATATTTGTTTCTCTGGCTTTTGATTTGATAGCGAACGAGACAGGGAGGATTGTGATTACTGATATTGTTTGTAATATGTTGAGGACTGTAATGGATACTACTCCGGAGGATTTGGTGGCTGTGGTTTATTTGTTAGCTAATAAGGTTGCCCCTGCGCATGAGGGAGTGGAACTTGGGATTGGGGAAGCTTTGATTATTAAGGCGCTGGCGGAGGCGTGTGGGAGGAAAGAGAAGGAGGTTAAGAAGCAGTATAAG GACTTGGGAGATTTGGGCCTTGTTGCAAAAGCAAGTCGGTCATCCCAATCTATGATGCGCAAGCCTGATCCATTAACAATTACTAAGGTTTTCAACACATTTCAACAGATTGCTAAG GAATCTGGGAAGGATAGTCAAGACAAGAAAAAGAACCATATCAAGGCGCTTCTTGTTGCAGCCACAGACTGCGAGCCTCTGTATCTAATTCGTCTGCTTCAG ACAAAGTTGAGAATTGGACTGGCAGAACAGACTCTTTTGGCTGCCCTGGGACAAGCTGCTGTATATACTGAAGAGCATTCTACTCCTCCTCCACACATTCAGTCTCCTTTAGAAGAG GCTGCAAAGATTGTTAAACAAGTTTACTCTGTGCTTCCTGTCTATGATAAAATAGTCCCTGCTCTTCTTAGTGATGGCGTATGGAATCTTCCCAAGACATGCAGCTTCACACCTGGTGTTCCAGTTGGACCTATGCTGGCAAAACCAACCAAAGGGGTTTCTGAGATAGTAACTAAATTTCAGGATATGGAATTCACCTGTGAATACAAGTATGATGGAGAACGTGCCCAG ATACATTACTTGGAGAATGGCTCGGTTGAGATATATAGTCGAAATTCTGAGCGAAATACTGGAAAATTTCCTGATGTTGTTGCTGTGATTTCCCG ATTAAAGAGGCCCTCAGCAAGCTCATTTATTCTGGATTGTGAACTAGTTGCGTatgatagagaaaaaaagaaaattctcccCTTTCAG ATCCTCAGCACCCGGGCCCGAAAAAATGTGGTGATGAGTGATATCAAGGTTAATGTTTGCATATATGCCTTCGACATGTTGTATCTTAATGACCAACCACTTATTCAGAAAGAACTGAAAGTCCGTAGAGAG CATCTTTACAGTTCATTCGAGGAAGAACCTGGATTTTTTCAGTTTGCAACTGCAATAACATCAAATGATCTTGAAGAGATACAAAAATTCCTCGACACTGCTGTTGATGCCAG TTGTGAGGGTTTAATCATCAAAACAATGAATAAGGATGCTACATATGAACCTTCAAGGCGATCACATAACTGGctgaaattgaagaaagattACATGGAAAG TATTGGAGACTCACTAGATCTAGTGCCTATTGGTGCTTTCCATGGTCGTGGAAAACGTACAG GTGTCTATGGTGCTTTTCTCCTTGCTTGTTAtaatagcaacaacgaagaattCCAGAGCATATGTAAAATAG GCACTGGATTTTCTGAACAAGTGCTTGAGGAACGTTCTGCTAGTCTCCGTTCACAAGTGATTCCCAAACCAAAG TCATACTATAGATTTGGAGATACTATTAAACCAGATGTGTGGTTTGAACCAAAGGAG gtgtggGAGGTGAAAGCAGCAGACTTGACTATTAGCCCTGTTCATCGTGCTGCAATTGGTGAAGTTGATCCTGACAAG GGTATTTCACTAAGATTTCCACGCCTTGTTCGAGTTCGAGAAGACAAGTCTCCAGAGCAAGCCTCATCATCAGAGCAG GTTGCTGAGATGTATAATGCCCAAAAGCATAATCATCAAAACAATCAAGATGACAATGACGATGATGATTGA
- the LOC118034780 gene encoding protein SOSEKI 3 isoform X3: METMTMKKYNRQVSPERAKVWTERSPKYQQQNRKVPVVYYLCRNRQLEHPHFIEVPLASPDGLYLRDVIERLNVLRGRGMTSLYSWSSKRSYKNGFVWHDLCEDDLILPAHGSEYVLKGSELFEESNSDRVAPAGTIKMQNLKLLPEPASSRSQDDSSSSASLNGKETKHSQEDEVSPPQQRPGSSGVSPESTVGKNSSWNSSLSLTEYKVYKSDGFANASTQTEENVSRPKSRETCSRGVSTDDGSLEQECNENDQNRLPHVKENSEICENSVSPPPSSSSASSSGGKTETLESLIRADVNKINSFRILEEEDIRMPNNARLKATNMLMQLISCGSISVKDHSFGLVPTYRPRFSHSKLPSPLFSTSMMLGELDCLSENPRMMGLRLEEKEYFSGSLIETKMLKEGDGHPSLKRSSSFNADRTCKQPDSVEDNEESTSGRSKCIPRSKASLSKQPHSESLRSPVFDKPRNSSNGADGSQVVHDSSSNGGSKRITEPGSDFDIILISSQQACFRSSGYNPFQSIL; this comes from the exons atgGAGACGATGACAATGAAGAAGTACAACAGGCAAGTAAGTCCAGAGAGAGCAAAAGTGTGGACAGAGAGGTCACCAAAGTATCAACAACAGAATCGTAAAGTCCCTGTTGTTTATTATCTCTGTAGAAATCGTCAGCTTGAGCACCCTCATTTCATTGAAGTCCCTCTTGCTTCACCTGATGGTCTCTACCTTAGAG ATGTGATTGAGAGGCTTAATGTATTGAGAGGCAGAGGGATGACTTCTTTGTATTCTTGGTCTTCTAAGAG AAGCTATAAGAATGGATTTGTATGGCATGACCTTTGCGAGGATGATTTAATTCTTCCTGCTCATGGAAGTGAATATGTTCTCAAAGGTTCTGAACTCTTTGAAGAATCTAATTCAG ATCGCGTCGCTCCTGCTGGAAccataaaaatgcaaaatctgAAACTATTGCCAGAACCCGCATCTTCTAGAAGTCAAGATGATTCCTCATCGTCTGCAAGTTTGAATGGAAAGGAAACAAAGCATTCTCAGGAAGATGAAGTATCCCCTCCACAGCAACGTCCTGGCTCCTCTGGCGTGTCTCCAGAGTCTACAGTTGGAAAGAATTCTTCATGGAATAGCTCTCTTAGCTTGACAGAATACAAGGTTTACAAGAGTGATGGATTCGCAAATGCTTCAACACAGACTGAGGAAAATgtaagcagacctaaatcccgAGAAACTTGCTCAAGGGGTGTTTCGACTGATGACGGTTCTCTGGAACAGGAATGCAATGAGAATGATCAAAATCGACTTCCACACGTGAAGGAAAATTCCGAGATATGCGAGAATTCAGTTTCCCCTCCCCCATCTTCCTCTAGTGCATCATCATCGGGCGGGAAGACTGAAACTTTGGAGTCTCTTATTAGAGCTGATGTTAATAAAATCAACAGTTTTAGAATCCTTGAAGAGGAAGATATTCGAATGCCAAACAATGCAAGGCTCAAGGCCACTAATATGTTAATGCAATTGATATCCTGTGGGTCAATTTCAGTGAAAGATCACAGTTTTGGACTAGTTCCAACCTACAGGCCGAGGTTTTCTCATTCAAAACTTCCTTCTCCATTGTTCTCTACTTCTATGATGTTAGGAGAGCTTGATTGCTTGTCAGAGAATCCGAGGATGATGGGCCTCAGATTGGAAGAAAAGGAGTATTTCAGTGGGAGCTTGATAGAGACAAAAATGCTCAAGGAAGGAGATGGACATCCTAGCCTGAAGCGTTCTTCTTCCTTCAATGCAGACAG AACGTGTAAACAACCAGATTCAGTTGAAGACAATGAAGAGTCAACCTCTGGACGCTCAAAATGCATTCCACGATCAAAAGCCTCCCTGAGCAAGCAACCGCACAGTGAATCTTTGCGATCGCCTGTTTTTGATAAACCTAGAAACTCCTCTAACGGGGCTGATGGTTCTCAAGTAGTACACGATAGCTCATCAAATGGTGGCAGTAAAAGAATCACAGAGCCTGGTTCAg ATTTTGACATTATCCTCATTTCCTCCCAGCAGGCTTGCTTCAGGAGCTCGGGTTATAATCCATTCCAAAGCATCTTGTGA
- the LOC118034780 gene encoding protein SOSEKI 3 isoform X2: METMTMKKYNRQVSPERAKVWTERSPKYQQQNRKVPVVYYLCRNRQLEHPHFIEVPLASPDGLYLRDVIERLNVLRGRGMTSLYSWSSKRSYKNGFVWHDLCEDDLILPAHGSEYVLKGSELFEESNSDRVAPAGTIKMQNLKLLPEPASSRSQDDSSSSASLNGKETKHSQEDEVSPPQQRPGSSGVSPESTVGKNSSWNSSLSLTEYKVYKSDGFANASTQTEENVSRPKSRETCSRGVSTDDGSLEQECNENDQNRLPHVKENSEICENSVSPPPSSSSASSSGGKTETLESLIRADVNKINSFRILEEEDIRMPNNARLKATNMLMQLISCGSISVKDHSFGLVPTYRPRFSHSKLPSPLFSTSMMLGELDCLSENPRMMGLRLEEKEYFSGSLIETKMLKEGDGHPSLKRSSSFNADRTCKQPDSVEDNEESTSGRSKCIPRSKASLSKQPHSESLRSPVFDKPRNSSNGADGSQVVHDSSSNGGSKRITEPGSGKKQSKKLDSFREERVIKIEESLLQELGL, encoded by the exons atgGAGACGATGACAATGAAGAAGTACAACAGGCAAGTAAGTCCAGAGAGAGCAAAAGTGTGGACAGAGAGGTCACCAAAGTATCAACAACAGAATCGTAAAGTCCCTGTTGTTTATTATCTCTGTAGAAATCGTCAGCTTGAGCACCCTCATTTCATTGAAGTCCCTCTTGCTTCACCTGATGGTCTCTACCTTAGAG ATGTGATTGAGAGGCTTAATGTATTGAGAGGCAGAGGGATGACTTCTTTGTATTCTTGGTCTTCTAAGAG AAGCTATAAGAATGGATTTGTATGGCATGACCTTTGCGAGGATGATTTAATTCTTCCTGCTCATGGAAGTGAATATGTTCTCAAAGGTTCTGAACTCTTTGAAGAATCTAATTCAG ATCGCGTCGCTCCTGCTGGAAccataaaaatgcaaaatctgAAACTATTGCCAGAACCCGCATCTTCTAGAAGTCAAGATGATTCCTCATCGTCTGCAAGTTTGAATGGAAAGGAAACAAAGCATTCTCAGGAAGATGAAGTATCCCCTCCACAGCAACGTCCTGGCTCCTCTGGCGTGTCTCCAGAGTCTACAGTTGGAAAGAATTCTTCATGGAATAGCTCTCTTAGCTTGACAGAATACAAGGTTTACAAGAGTGATGGATTCGCAAATGCTTCAACACAGACTGAGGAAAATgtaagcagacctaaatcccgAGAAACTTGCTCAAGGGGTGTTTCGACTGATGACGGTTCTCTGGAACAGGAATGCAATGAGAATGATCAAAATCGACTTCCACACGTGAAGGAAAATTCCGAGATATGCGAGAATTCAGTTTCCCCTCCCCCATCTTCCTCTAGTGCATCATCATCGGGCGGGAAGACTGAAACTTTGGAGTCTCTTATTAGAGCTGATGTTAATAAAATCAACAGTTTTAGAATCCTTGAAGAGGAAGATATTCGAATGCCAAACAATGCAAGGCTCAAGGCCACTAATATGTTAATGCAATTGATATCCTGTGGGTCAATTTCAGTGAAAGATCACAGTTTTGGACTAGTTCCAACCTACAGGCCGAGGTTTTCTCATTCAAAACTTCCTTCTCCATTGTTCTCTACTTCTATGATGTTAGGAGAGCTTGATTGCTTGTCAGAGAATCCGAGGATGATGGGCCTCAGATTGGAAGAAAAGGAGTATTTCAGTGGGAGCTTGATAGAGACAAAAATGCTCAAGGAAGGAGATGGACATCCTAGCCTGAAGCGTTCTTCTTCCTTCAATGCAGACAG AACGTGTAAACAACCAGATTCAGTTGAAGACAATGAAGAGTCAACCTCTGGACGCTCAAAATGCATTCCACGATCAAAAGCCTCCCTGAGCAAGCAACCGCACAGTGAATCTTTGCGATCGCCTGTTTTTGATAAACCTAGAAACTCCTCTAACGGGGCTGATGGTTCTCAAGTAGTACACGATAGCTCATCAAATGGTGGCAGTAAAAGAATCACAGAGCCTGGTTCAggtaaaaaacaatcaaagaagCTCGATTCTTTCAGAGAGGAGAGGGTGATCAAAATCGAAGAAA GCTTGCTTCAGGAGCTCGGGTTATAA